One segment of Cetobacterium sp. NK01 DNA contains the following:
- the earP gene encoding elongation factor P maturation arginine rhamnosyltransferase EarP, with protein MEIKSLDIFCEIIDNFGDIGVVYRVAKEFKKIYNEEIKIRVFLNRLDEFLALNKRAKNIGYQNIDGIEYITNEYLTKNICTFSPANVIIEAFGCNILQEYLEKAKEQSSLLINLEYLSGESWIESVHLMESPIGAKKLRKYFFMPGFKENTGGVIVDSLFLDRKLKVQTNKEYYLNKYLKDLKDKDYFVGTIFSYEKNFIPLLNVLLKNSKNNCLLVLGEKSQESIKSILLDLKFIESSKNVFDFKNIKIKFMPFLEQEDYEELINLVDYNFVRGEDSFVRSLLTGKPFIWHIYLQEEMAHMDKIDGFIERYKETLKDLNLEDSLNIHTKLLRDYNLRDSNSLELGKEEYEDFFKEFENISKLTKVYSEYIQLKCNLIDKLNRFILKY; from the coding sequence ATGGAAATAAAAAGTTTAGATATCTTCTGTGAAATTATTGATAACTTTGGTGATATTGGAGTTGTTTATAGAGTTGCAAAAGAGTTTAAAAAAATATATAATGAAGAGATAAAAATTAGAGTTTTTTTAAATAGATTGGATGAATTTTTAGCTTTAAATAAAAGAGCAAAAAATATAGGATATCAAAACATAGACGGAATAGAATACATAACTAATGAATATTTGACTAAAAATATATGTACATTTTCTCCGGCAAATGTTATAATAGAGGCCTTTGGATGTAATATTTTACAAGAGTATTTGGAAAAAGCTAAGGAACAATCTAGTTTACTTATTAATTTAGAATATTTATCTGGAGAGAGTTGGATAGAAAGTGTACACTTGATGGAGTCTCCAATAGGAGCAAAGAAATTAAGAAAGTATTTTTTTATGCCAGGGTTCAAAGAAAATACTGGCGGAGTTATAGTAGATAGCCTGTTTTTAGATAGAAAATTAAAAGTTCAGACAAATAAAGAGTATTATTTAAACAAATATTTAAAGGATTTAAAAGATAAGGATTATTTTGTAGGAACTATATTTAGTTATGAAAAGAATTTTATACCTCTTCTAAATGTTTTATTAAAAAATAGTAAAAATAATTGTTTATTAGTACTAGGTGAAAAATCTCAAGAAAGTATAAAATCGATTTTATTAGATTTAAAATTTATAGAAAGTTCAAAAAATGTCTTTGATTTTAAAAATATAAAAATTAAGTTTATGCCGTTTTTAGAACAAGAAGATTACGAAGAGTTAATTAACTTAGTTGACTATAATTTTGTAAGAGGGGAAGATTCTTTTGTGAGATCTTTACTTACAGGGAAACCATTTATTTGGCATATATATTTACAAGAAGAAATGGCGCATATGGATAAAATAGATGGTTTTATAGAACGATATAAAGAAACTTTAAAAGATTTAAATTTAGAGGATTCTTTAAATATTCACACAAAGCTATTAAGAGATTACAATTTAAGAGATAGTAATTCTTTAGAACTTGGAAAAGAAGAGTATGAAGACTTTTTTAAAGAGTTTGAAAATATTTCTAAATTAACTAAAGTTTATTCAGAGTATATTCAATTAAAATGTAATCTTATAGATAAACTAAATAGATTTATTTTAAAATATTAG
- the gltX gene encoding glutamate--tRNA ligase codes for MERRVRTRIAPSPTGDPHVGTAYIALFNLAFAYKNGGDFILRIEDTDQNRYTEGSEQMIFDALKWLGLDYAEGPDVGGPVGPYRQSERFHLYGEYAHKLVEKGEAYYCFCTQDRLEKLRERQKAMGKAPGYDGHCRSLSKEEIEAKLAAGEEYVIRLKMPYEGETIIKDRLRGDIVFENNKIDDQVLLKGDGFPTYHLANVVDDYLMNITHVIRAEEWIASTPKHIQLYKAFGWQEPEFIHMPLLRNSDRTKISKRKNPVSLNWYREEGYLKEGIVNFLGLMGYSFGENKEIFTLQEFKDNFDIDKVSLGGPVFDLVKLGWVNNQHMRMKDLKELTELAVPFFRSAGLIGEELTEKEFDTLSRVVDILREGAQTIKEIVEQSEVYFKDEYTLPVVTEETDKKEVKGIERLYTVIQDEAGKRSINLFQEKIAACDEAISIDRAKELLKETLDEVGEGPGKVYMPLRAVLTGLPKGADLYNLVSIIGRDRTLARIERMKKLYNI; via the coding sequence ATGGAAAGAAGAGTAAGAACAAGAATCGCGCCTTCTCCAACAGGAGATCCACACGTAGGAACAGCTTACATTGCGTTATTCAACTTAGCTTTTGCTTATAAAAATGGTGGAGACTTTATATTAAGAATAGAGGATACTGACCAAAATAGATACACAGAAGGATCAGAGCAAATGATATTCGATGCTTTAAAATGGCTAGGATTAGATTATGCAGAGGGTCCAGATGTAGGAGGGCCAGTAGGACCTTATAGACAGTCAGAGAGATTCCACTTATATGGAGAGTACGCACATAAATTAGTTGAAAAAGGTGAAGCATATTACTGCTTCTGTACTCAGGATAGATTAGAAAAGTTAAGAGAAAGACAAAAAGCTATGGGAAAAGCTCCTGGATATGATGGTCATTGTAGATCTCTTTCTAAAGAGGAAATTGAGGCTAAGTTAGCAGCTGGTGAAGAGTATGTAATCAGACTTAAAATGCCTTATGAGGGAGAAACAATAATAAAAGATAGACTAAGAGGAGATATCGTTTTTGAAAATAATAAAATAGATGATCAAGTTTTATTAAAAGGCGATGGATTCCCAACTTATCACTTAGCAAATGTTGTAGATGATTACTTAATGAATATTACTCACGTAATTAGAGCTGAAGAATGGATTGCATCTACACCAAAACATATTCAATTATATAAAGCATTTGGATGGCAAGAGCCAGAATTTATACATATGCCACTTCTTAGAAACTCTGATAGAACAAAGATATCTAAGAGAAAAAATCCAGTATCGCTAAACTGGTATAGAGAAGAAGGATACTTAAAAGAGGGTATCGTAAACTTCTTAGGACTAATGGGATATTCATTTGGAGAAAATAAAGAGATATTTACTCTTCAAGAATTTAAAGATAACTTTGATATAGATAAGGTATCTTTAGGAGGACCAGTATTTGATTTAGTTAAATTAGGTTGGGTAAATAATCAACATATGAGAATGAAAGATTTAAAAGAGTTAACAGAGTTAGCTGTTCCGTTCTTTAGAAGTGCTGGATTAATTGGTGAAGAATTAACAGAAAAAGAGTTTGATACGTTATCTAGAGTAGTTGATATTTTAAGAGAAGGAGCTCAAACTATAAAGGAAATTGTAGAACAATCAGAAGTTTACTTTAAAGATGAGTATACTTTACCAGTTGTAACTGAAGAAACAGATAAAAAAGAAGTAAAAGGAATAGAAAGACTTTATACAGTTATTCAAGATGAGGCTGGAAAGAGATCAATAAACTTATTCCAAGAGAAAATAGCAGCATGCGATGAGGCTATTTCTATAGATAGAGCTAAAGAATTATTAAAAGAGACTCTTGATGAAGTAGGAGAGGGACCAGGAAAAGTTTACATGCCTTTAAGAGCAGTATTAACTGGACTTCCAAAAGGAGCAGATCTTTATAACTTAGTTTCTATTATAGGTAGAGATAGAACTTTAGCTAGAATAGAAAGAATGAAAAAATTATATAATATTTAA
- the efp gene encoding elongation factor P: MKTAQELRAGSTVKIGNDPYVILKAEYNKSGRNAAVMKYKMKNLLNGNISDAIYKADDKMDDIRLDKVKAVYSYNDGDFYVFSNPETWDQIELKDEDLGDALNYLEESMELEVVYYESTPVAVELPTFVERQVTYTEPGLRGDTSGKVMKPAKINTGFEIQVPLFVEQDEWIKIDTRSNEYVERIKK, encoded by the coding sequence ATGAAAACTGCTCAAGAACTAAGAGCTGGAAGTACAGTAAAGATTGGAAACGATCCTTACGTAATTCTAAAAGCAGAGTATAACAAATCAGGAAGAAACGCTGCTGTTATGAAGTACAAAATGAAAAACTTATTAAATGGAAACATATCTGACGCTATATATAAAGCGGATGATAAAATGGATGATATCAGACTTGATAAAGTTAAAGCTGTATATTCATATAACGATGGAGATTTCTATGTATTCTCAAATCCTGAAACTTGGGATCAAATCGAATTAAAAGATGAAGATTTAGGAGACGCTTTAAACTATTTAGAAGAGTCAATGGAATTAGAAGTAGTTTACTATGAGTCTACTCCAGTTGCTGTTGAGTTACCAACTTTCGTTGAGAGACAAGTAACATATACTGAGCCTGGACTAAGAGGAGATACTTCTGGAAAAGTAATGAAGCCAGCTAAAATAAACACTGGATTCGAAATTCAAGTACCTTTATTTGTTGAGCAAGATGAGTGGATCAAAATTGATACAAGATCTAACGAATATGTAGAGAGAATTAAAAAGTAA
- the prfB gene encoding peptide chain release factor 2 (programmed frameshift), whose protein sequence is MDILELKREYNQFKNQIDAIRGSLDLDGRREKIATLEKKTLEDGFWNDKLTSGKIIKEMNEEKDIVKEFESIENMFFDEEVLIDFVSMGEDDFADELEEKHNKLMHMIDNFDTKMLLDGEYDSNNAIVTIHSGAGGTEACDWADMLYRMYMRWFNTRGFKVTEMDYMAGDSVGIKSITLLVEGTRAYGYLKGEKGVHRLVRISPFDANKKRHTSFASVDIMPEVDDTVEITIDSGDLRIDTYRASGAGGQHVNMTDSAVRITHIPTGVVVTCQRERSQLSNRETAMKLLKSKLLELEMKKKEEELKKIQGEQSDIGWGNQIRSYVFQPYTMVKDHRTGVESGNIRAVMDGDIDDFINGYLRWSKNKN, encoded by the exons ATGGATATTTTAGAATTAAAAAGAGAATATAACCAGTTTAAAAATCAAATAGATGCCATAAGGGGGTCTCTT GACTTAGATGGTAGAAGAGAAAAAATTGCCACTTTGGAGAAAAAAACACTAGAGGATGGGTTTTGGAATGATAAACTCACTAGTGGAAAAATAATAAAAGAGATGAATGAAGAAAAAGATATTGTAAAAGAGTTTGAATCTATAGAGAATATGTTTTTTGATGAGGAAGTTTTAATAGACTTTGTTTCTATGGGAGAAGATGACTTCGCTGATGAGTTAGAGGAAAAACATAATAAACTTATGCATATGATTGATAACTTTGATACTAAGATGCTTTTAGATGGAGAGTATGATAGCAATAACGCTATAGTTACAATTCACTCAGGAGCAGGAGGAACAGAGGCTTGTGATTGGGCTGATATGCTTTATAGAATGTATATGAGATGGTTCAATACTAGAGGCTTTAAAGTTACAGAGATGGATTATATGGCGGGAGATTCTGTTGGAATAAAATCAATTACTCTTTTAGTTGAAGGAACAAGAGCATACGGATATTTAAAAGGAGAAAAGGGAGTTCATAGACTTGTAAGAATATCACCTTTTGATGCTAATAAAAAAAGACATACATCATTTGCATCTGTTGATATAATGCCAGAGGTTGATGATACAGTGGAAATAACAATAGATTCTGGAGATTTAAGAATAGATACATATAGAGCTTCAGGAGCTGGAGGTCAGCACGTAAATATGACTGACTCAGCAGTTAGAATAACTCATATTCCAACGGGAGTAGTTGTAACTTGTCAAAGAGAAAGATCTCAGCTAAGTAATAGAGAGACAGCTATGAAACTTTTAAAATCAAAACTTTTAGAGCTTGAGATGAAGAAAAAAGAGGAAGAATTGAAAAAAATTCAAGGAGAACAAAGTGATATAGGTTGGGGAAATCAAATTAGATCATACGTATTTCAACCTTATACAATGGTGAAGGATCATAGAACAGGAGTAGAGTCAGGAAATATAAGAGCTGTTATGGATGGAGACATTGACGACTTTATAAATGGATACCTGAGATGGTCAAAAAATAAAAACTAG
- a CDS encoding chromate transporter, with protein MLELFLTFFKIGMFTFGGGYAMIPLIEREMIYGKQWIDRDELLEIISISQMTPGPIAINAATFIGKKRMGILGSIAATLGVVGPSLFVIIIISAFFAQSFLNPIMQKLFIGLRAGIAALILSSVIKLSKNTLVDKLSYSIFLISLLGLILFNVSPIFLILFFGIGCIIFFTLKGDK; from the coding sequence GTGCTAGAGCTTTTTCTTACTTTTTTTAAAATTGGAATGTTTACTTTTGGAGGTGGATATGCAATGATTCCTCTAATTGAAAGAGAGATGATATATGGGAAACAGTGGATTGATAGAGATGAACTACTTGAAATAATATCTATATCACAAATGACTCCTGGTCCTATTGCTATAAATGCTGCTACTTTTATAGGAAAGAAAAGAATGGGTATTTTAGGGTCTATTGCTGCTACTTTAGGTGTTGTTGGTCCATCACTTTTCGTTATTATTATAATATCAGCATTTTTTGCTCAGAGCTTTTTAAATCCAATAATGCAAAAATTATTTATTGGTCTTAGAGCTGGAATTGCTGCTTTAATTTTATCCTCTGTCATAAAACTTTCTAAAAATACTTTAGTTGATAAACTAAGTTACTCTATATTTTTAATATCTCTTTTAGGATTAATTTTATTTAATGTGTCACCTATATTTTTAATCTTATTTTTTGGAATTGGTTGCATTATATTTTTTACACTTAAGGGGGACAAATGA
- a CDS encoding NADH:flavin oxidoreductase, translated as MNLFTPLNIKNKKLKNRVVLPPLVRFSMVEKDGLVTESLLEWYKDVAEGGAGLIIVEASCVAEDGKLRDNQIGIWEDSFIEGLSKIAAIGKKYEVPMLIQIHHAGFKEKVAEVPEELLDQILNQFVEAFKRAKKAGFDGVEIHGAHTYLISQLNSRIWNLRTDKYGGSLEKRMFFTEELIRRTKKLFNDDFILGYRMGGNEPELEDGIKIAKYLEKLGVDLIHVSSGVPNPEKKQEIKIDLPDDFPFDWVVYLGVEIKKHVNIPVIGVRNIKTEEQASFLIENEMLDLVAIGRGMIARPNWVEFAKKEYFKRTGKMVD; from the coding sequence GTGAATTTATTTACTCCTTTAAACATAAAAAATAAGAAGTTAAAAAATAGAGTTGTATTACCTCCTCTAGTAAGATTTTCAATGGTTGAAAAAGATGGGTTAGTAACAGAGTCACTACTTGAATGGTATAAAGATGTAGCTGAAGGTGGTGCAGGATTAATTATTGTTGAAGCTAGTTGTGTAGCAGAGGATGGGAAATTAAGAGATAATCAGATAGGGATATGGGAAGATTCTTTTATAGAGGGATTGTCAAAAATTGCAGCAATAGGAAAAAAATATGAGGTTCCTATGTTGATACAAATTCATCATGCAGGTTTTAAAGAAAAAGTAGCTGAAGTACCTGAAGAACTTTTAGACCAAATTTTAAATCAATTTGTAGAAGCTTTTAAAAGAGCTAAAAAAGCTGGTTTTGATGGCGTTGAAATACATGGAGCACACACATACTTGATATCCCAATTAAATTCTAGAATATGGAACCTAAGAACAGATAAATATGGTGGTTCTTTGGAAAAAAGGATGTTTTTTACAGAGGAGTTAATAAGAAGAACAAAAAAGTTATTTAATGATGATTTTATTTTAGGATATAGAATGGGAGGTAATGAACCCGAGTTAGAAGATGGAATAAAAATAGCTAAATATCTAGAAAAATTAGGCGTGGATTTAATACATGTATCTTCTGGAGTACCAAACCCAGAAAAAAAACAAGAGATAAAAATAGATTTACCAGATGATTTTCCTTTTGACTGGGTAGTTTATTTAGGGGTAGAGATAAAAAAGCATGTAAATATTCCTGTTATTGGAGTAAGAAATATAAAAACAGAGGAACAAGCAAGTTTTTTAATAGAAAATGAGATGTTAGATTTAGTTGCTATTGGTAGAGGAATGATAGCTAGACCAAATTGGGTGGAATTTGCTAAAAAAGAGTACTTTAAAAGAACTGGAAAAATGGTGGATTAA
- a CDS encoding ATP-dependent nuclease, with product MKDLELKRLSITNWQNIEYLNIEFEKMLILIGESNRGKTSILKALSAIIGSYEIKENDFKNRDRVIEIKIKYFFKEKGFFTLKMTKKIGEKNRYILISHGVEEELTIEEIKSKFFYVKGVVISSKENGVHNALHQMKEIFLLQNKESKIIKELESKLKHIETNILSQSLQRKVFFSFLKKILADIEIYEMDLKNIFYSIFLIFEEPELHLNPQESREMYYLLIKLSKIGVQIVMETHSSYFVGLKQYKSICLLRKVKNNIKVYQHTGKLLNGDEIKNFNMNYWINPDRGEMFFAKKVILVEGQTDKIAISYLAKKLDIYNYNYSIVECGSKSIIPQFIKVLNAYKIPYVAVYDKDNHKWRSETELESSNLKNKNIKKIINKYIGDFIEFENDIEEEIYHEERERKNYKNKPYYTLQKINEDNYLIPKKLEEKIRKIYK from the coding sequence GTGAAAGATTTGGAGTTAAAAAGATTAAGCATAACAAATTGGCAAAATATAGAATATCTGAATATTGAATTTGAAAAAATGTTAATACTAATTGGCGAATCAAATAGAGGAAAAACTAGTATTCTAAAGGCTTTATCTGCAATTATAGGAAGTTATGAGATTAAAGAGAATGATTTTAAAAATAGAGATAGAGTTATTGAGATAAAAATAAAATATTTTTTTAAAGAAAAGGGTTTCTTTACATTAAAAATGACAAAAAAAATAGGAGAAAAAAATAGATATATTCTAATAAGTCATGGAGTTGAAGAAGAGTTAACGATAGAGGAAATTAAGAGTAAGTTTTTTTATGTAAAAGGAGTTGTTATATCTTCTAAAGAAAATGGAGTACATAATGCACTACATCAAATGAAAGAAATATTTCTTTTACAAAATAAAGAAAGTAAAATTATTAAAGAGTTAGAAAGTAAGTTAAAACATATAGAAACTAATATTTTATCACAAAGTTTACAAAGAAAAGTATTTTTTAGTTTTTTAAAAAAAATATTAGCAGATATAGAAATATATGAGATGGATTTAAAAAATATATTTTATAGTATATTTTTAATATTCGAAGAACCAGAACTACATTTAAACCCACAAGAGAGTAGAGAAATGTATTATTTACTAATTAAATTATCTAAAATAGGAGTTCAAATAGTAATGGAAACTCACTCTAGTTATTTTGTGGGATTAAAACAATATAAATCTATTTGCTTACTTAGAAAAGTAAAAAATAATATAAAAGTTTATCAACATACTGGAAAACTTTTAAATGGAGATGAGATTAAAAACTTTAATATGAACTATTGGATAAATCCAGATAGAGGCGAGATGTTTTTTGCTAAAAAAGTAATATTGGTAGAAGGACAAACTGATAAGATTGCTATTTCATACTTAGCTAAAAAATTAGATATATATAATTATAACTATTCAATAGTAGAGTGTGGAAGCAAAAGTATAATACCACAATTTATAAAAGTATTAAATGCTTATAAAATACCGTATGTAGCTGTTTATGATAAAGATAACCATAAATGGAGAAGTGAGACAGAATTAGAAAGTTCGAACTTAAAAAATAAAAATATAAAAAAAATAATAAATAAATATATAGGCGACTTTATTGAATTTGAAAATGATATAGAAGAAGAGATTTACCATGAAGAGAGAGAAAGAAAAAATTATAAAAATAAACCGTATTATACTTTACAAAAAATAAATGAGGATAACTACTTGATACCTAAAAAATTAGAAGAGAAAATAAGAAAAATTTATAAATAA
- a CDS encoding DUF2147 domain-containing protein, giving the protein MKKYITFLFLLIFCQIFSKDPYVGYWEMPDKKVIIEIKKIDQEYVGYVRWLKDLKYPKGDSMEGKEQIDRNNPDKNLKNRKVMNLQVVGGLKLNKKGDAITDGWIYDSWNGKKYYGAARVIDENTLNLKGSLDPWGLLGYSMKVKRVQLPKEK; this is encoded by the coding sequence ATGAAAAAATATATTACTTTTCTATTTTTATTAATATTTTGTCAGATATTTAGTAAAGATCCTTATGTTGGTTATTGGGAAATGCCAGACAAAAAAGTTATAATAGAGATTAAAAAAATAGATCAAGAATACGTTGGATATGTGAGATGGTTAAAAGATTTAAAATATCCAAAAGGTGATTCAATGGAAGGAAAAGAGCAGATTGATAGAAATAATCCTGATAAAAATTTAAAGAATAGAAAGGTTATGAATTTGCAGGTTGTAGGAGGACTAAAATTAAATAAAAAAGGTGATGCAATAACAGATGGTTGGATTTATGATTCGTGGAATGGAAAAAAATATTATGGAGCAGCGAGAGTTATAGATGAAAATACTTTAAACTTAAAAGGTTCTTTAGATCCCTGGGGTCTGTTAGGATATTCAATGAAAGTAAAAAGAGTACAATTACCAAAAGAAAAGTAG
- a CDS encoding sulfite exporter TauE/SafE family protein: MFFIYFMTALCATTLGSLAGLGGGVIIKPVLDTLNNYDLGTVGLLSSVTVFSMAFVTTIKQFKSGFKTDFNTIILALGSILGGGIGEKAFDIFLNLFKNENTSKGIQAFILILLLALVLFKSFLPKYDIKNIFIVFIVGIFLGSIASFLGIGGGPINVAILVMLFNFPTKNAATSSVFIILLSQFSKIFLIAITTGFSSYNLSMLPVMVIGGISGGFLGAKLNRRLSNEYIDKIFNISVICIIILNVFNLYIAFY; the protein is encoded by the coding sequence ATGTTTTTTATTTATTTTATGACAGCTCTTTGTGCTACAACATTAGGATCTTTAGCTGGATTAGGTGGGGGAGTTATTATAAAACCTGTTCTTGATACTCTAAATAACTATGATTTAGGCACAGTCGGTTTATTATCTTCTGTCACAGTATTTTCAATGGCATTTGTTACAACTATAAAGCAATTTAAATCTGGATTTAAAACTGATTTTAATACAATTATTTTAGCTCTTGGATCTATTTTAGGTGGAGGTATTGGAGAAAAAGCCTTTGATATTTTTCTAAATCTTTTTAAAAATGAAAATACTAGTAAAGGAATTCAAGCTTTTATTCTAATATTACTTTTAGCTTTAGTTTTATTTAAAAGTTTTTTACCTAAATACGATATTAAAAATATTTTTATTGTTTTTATAGTAGGAATTTTTCTTGGATCTATTGCTTCTTTTTTAGGAATTGGGGGAGGTCCTATAAATGTTGCTATTTTAGTTATGCTTTTTAATTTTCCAACTAAAAATGCTGCAACTAGCTCTGTTTTTATAATACTTCTTTCTCAATTTTCAAAAATTTTTCTAATAGCTATTACTACTGGATTTTCATCATATAATTTAAGTATGCTTCCCGTAATGGTTATTGGCGGTATCTCAGGAGGTTTTTTAGGAGCAAAGCTTAATCGTAGACTTTCTAATGAATACATTGATAAAATATTTAACATATCTGTTATCTGTATAATTATTCTTAATGTTTTTAATTTATATATAGCCTTTTATTAA
- a CDS encoding ABC-F family ATP-binding cassette domain-containing protein, whose protein sequence is MIATSNLSMRFSGRKLFEDVNVKFTPGNCYGLIGANGAGKSTFVKILSGDLDPTEGEVIFDKNKRMAVLKQDHFAHEDESVINVVLMGHTKLWKIIEERNEIYAKSEFSDEDGMRAAELEGEFAELNGWEAETEAEMLLTGLGITADLHYKLMRELSEPDKVKVLLAQALFGNPDVLLLDEPTNGLDIQAIAWLEEFLMNLEDTTVIVVSHDRHFLNKVCTHIADIDYGKVKMYVGNYDFWYESNQLMQTLINNKNKKLDQKRQELQEFIARFSANASKSKQATSRKKQLEKLQLEDMQISNRKYPFVEFKPERDAGNNLLKVENLTKVIDGVKILDNVSFTVNTNDKVVFISQNDIVKTTLFSILSGEMEADSGTYTWGVTTTQAYMPKDNSAFFENCDLDLIDWLRQYSPDQHDAFVRGFLGRMLFSGEEATKKAKVLSGGEKVRCMLSRMMLTNANVLIFDNPTDHLDLESITSLNKALTNFKGTILFGAHDHEFIQTVANRIIEITPSGLVDKLMEYDDYIADEELQAKIKDMYNV, encoded by the coding sequence ATGATAGCAACTAGTAATCTAAGTATGAGATTTTCTGGTAGAAAGCTTTTTGAGGATGTAAATGTTAAGTTTACTCCTGGAAACTGTTATGGACTTATTGGTGCTAACGGTGCTGGAAAATCAACATTTGTAAAAATACTTTCAGGGGATTTAGATCCTACTGAAGGAGAGGTAATCTTTGATAAAAATAAAAGAATGGCTGTTCTTAAACAGGATCACTTTGCTCATGAAGATGAGTCAGTTATAAACGTTGTTTTAATGGGACATACAAAGCTTTGGAAGATAATCGAAGAGAGAAATGAAATATATGCTAAAAGTGAATTTTCTGATGAAGATGGTATGAGAGCTGCTGAACTTGAAGGAGAGTTTGCTGAATTAAATGGATGGGAAGCTGAAACTGAAGCTGAAATGCTTTTAACAGGTCTTGGAATAACAGCTGACTTACATTATAAATTAATGAGAGAATTAAGCGAACCCGATAAGGTTAAAGTTTTACTAGCTCAAGCTTTATTTGGAAATCCTGATGTTCTATTACTTGACGAGCCTACAAATGGACTTGATATCCAAGCTATAGCTTGGCTTGAGGAGTTCTTAATGAATTTAGAAGATACTACTGTTATTGTTGTATCTCACGATAGACACTTCTTAAACAAAGTTTGTACTCACATAGCTGATATCGATTATGGAAAAGTTAAGATGTATGTTGGAAACTACGACTTCTGGTACGAATCTAACCAATTAATGCAAACATTAATAAATAACAAGAATAAAAAATTAGATCAAAAGAGACAAGAACTTCAAGAATTCATTGCTAGATTCAGTGCTAACGCATCTAAATCAAAACAAGCAACTTCTAGAAAGAAACAACTTGAGAAATTACAACTTGAAGATATGCAAATATCTAATAGAAAGTATCCATTTGTTGAATTCAAGCCTGAAAGAGATGCTGGAAACAATCTTCTTAAAGTTGAAAATCTTACAAAAGTTATCGATGGAGTTAAGATTTTAGATAATGTATCATTTACAGTAAATACAAATGATAAAGTTGTATTTATTTCTCAAAACGATATTGTTAAAACAACTTTATTCTCTATATTATCTGGTGAGATGGAAGCAGATAGTGGTACTTATACATGGGGAGTTACAACTACTCAAGCATATATGCCAAAAGATAACTCTGCATTCTTTGAAAACTGTGATTTAGATTTAATTGACTGGTTAAGACAATATTCTCCTGATCAACATGACGCTTTTGTTAGAGGATTCTTAGGAAGAATGTTATTCTCTGGAGAAGAAGCTACTAAAAAGGCTAAAGTTCTTTCTGGAGGAGAAAAAGTTAGATGTATGTTATCAAGAATGATGCTTACTAATGCAAATGTTTTAATCTTTGATAATCCTACTGACCACTTAGATCTTGAGTCAATTACTTCTCTTAATAAAGCTTTAACTAACTTTAAAGGAACTATACTATTCGGTGCTCACGACCATGAGTTTATTCAAACAGTAGCTAATAGAATTATTGAGATTACTCCAAGCGGACTTGTTGATAAGTTAATGGAATATGATGACTATATTGCTGATGAAGAGTTACAAGCTAAAATAAAAGATATGTACAATGTATAA
- a CDS encoding chromate transporter: MIYFTLFYEFFKIGLFSFGGGLAMLPLMQDVVFRQNWLTEQQFLDIIAISQVTPGPIAINTATFVGHQVAGIPGAFVATFSSALPSFLIILIVANLFYKIKNNPKKDLFFRGVKPVTLALISFAGIIIAKPTFLVKDYSQGFKAAFIFLIVFLGTRYITRVNPIIILLLSSSLGIFLF; this comes from the coding sequence ATGATTTATTTTACACTTTTTTATGAATTTTTTAAAATTGGATTATTTTCTTTTGGAGGAGGACTTGCTATGCTTCCTCTTATGCAAGATGTAGTTTTTAGACAAAATTGGTTAACAGAACAGCAATTTTTAGATATTATAGCTATTTCTCAAGTTACACCTGGTCCTATTGCTATCAATACTGCCACTTTTGTTGGACATCAGGTTGCTGGTATTCCTGGGGCTTTTGTTGCTACTTTTAGCTCAGCATTACCATCTTTTTTGATTATTTTAATTGTAGCTAATCTTTTCTATAAAATAAAAAATAATCCAAAAAAAGATCTTTTTTTCAGAGGAGTTAAACCTGTTACATTAGCTCTTATTTCATTTGCTGGTATAATTATTGCTAAGCCAACTTTTCTTGTTAAAGATTATTCTCAAGGATTTAAAGCAGCCTTTATTTTTCTTATTGTTTTTTTAGGAACTAGGTATATTACTAGAGTTAATCCAATTATTATACTACTACTTTCATCTTCACTTGGAATTTTTCTTTTTTAA